The genomic segment CAGGTATAGCCAATCGTCGCCATTTTGATAATCTCATCGCCAAGGAGTGGTCTCGGGCCATACGGGAGAAAACCCCCATTACTCTCATCATGATTGATATTGATTATTTTAAACTATTTAATGATCTCTATGGCCATCCTGAGGGTGATATATGTCTCAAAACAGTTGCCATGGCCCTCAATGCTGAGATGAGACGATCGACTGACTTTGTGGCGAGATATGGCGGGGAAGAGTTTGCAGCTATCCTGCCTAATACGGGCGGGCCAGGAGCTCTGGTCATGGCAGAGAAGATGAGGGCAAGTATTGCCAAACTTGAGATTGAACATAAAGATTCAGAGATAAATAACTACCTCACCATTAGTCTGGGCGCTATCTCAGTCGTCCCCAAAAAAGGTTCAGACTTCAGCCATTTCATTGAGCAGGCGGATAAGGCCCTATACACGGCGAAGACAGAGGGTCGTAATCAGGCAAGAGCTTTCTCGCCTGATGGTGAGAATGCCTAAAAGCCCTAACCGAAACAGCACAGCCAATCACTTGCGGGCAGCTAGCCCCGCAAACGACTCTGCCAGCACCCAAAAAAGACAAAAGGAGAACCACGATGAAACTGACAGCCTTTCTCCTGCTAATACTCTCACTTTCCTCAGCATCCCAAGTCATGGCGAAGAGCACAGTACTGGCCGGAGGCTGTTTTTGGTGTATGGAATCGGATTTTGAAAAACTTGACGGGGTGAGCGGGGTGGTTTCAGGCTTTAGTGGAGGGATCTTGAAGAACCCGACTTATAACGGCAGGCATACGGGTCATGTTGAGGCCGTTCAGATAAGCTATGATCCCCAAAAGATCAGCTATCGCGAGCTGTTGGAACATTACTGGTTTAACATCGATCCCTTTGATGACAAAGGACAGTTTTGCGATAAGGGGCCAAGCTATCTGGCCGCCATCTTTGTCGCAAGCAAAGAAGAGAGACACATTGCCGAAGAATCTAAAAGGGCCATAGAGAAGAGATTTCCAAACAGGAGAGTGATAACCCCCATCTTAAAGGCCACAACCTTTTACCCGATCAAGGGCCACGAGAGTTACCACCAGGACTACTATAAAAAGAGCGCCATTCGCTACAAGCTCTACCGTTGGAACTGTGGTCGAGACAGACGTTTGCAGGAGATTTGGGGCGACAGACAAGATTGAGATAAAGTCCGCATCAAGCTCTATCTATGTTAATATCATAGGAGAAAAAGCCGACAGCATAGGCACTATCCATAAGCTGCGGTCAAACAGCCCCCATCCCAAAAGAGGAAAAAGATATGAGTATCACCCTACCCGAGCTTCCCTACCTAAAAAATGCCCTGGCACCATATATCAGCTCTGAGACATTGGATTTTCATCATGGCAAACACCACAGTACCTATGTCACCAACCTGAATAAGCTCATCGCCGGTACTGAACTGGAAAATGCGACATTGGAAGAGATCATAAAAAAGACAGTAAACGATGCCAGCAAAAGCGGAGTCTTCAACAATGCCGCCCAGATTTGGAACCATACATTTTACTGGCAATCAATGAAGGCCGAGGGTGGTGGTATGCCAAGGGGTGCCATTGCCGAAAAGATCGATGCCGACTTCGGTAGCTACGACAACTTCGTAGAGCAGCTGAAAAATGCCGGTCTTACTCAGTTCGGCAGCGGTTGGGCCTGGTTGGTCCTGAACAACAACAAGCTGGAAATCATGAAAACCGCCAACGCCGATACCCCCATAGCCCATGGTTTGCAAGCTCTTCTGACCGTGGATGTCTGGGAACATGCCTATTATCTTGACTACCAAAACGGCCGAGGCACCTACCTGGATGCCTTTTTCAACAACCTTATCAACTGGGATTTTGTTAACGCCAATCTCGCCTAGAGGATAGCCACCGGGCAAGGGCTCCGCTCTTTTTAAGGGTGGGGCTCCTGCAGAAGACGATAGGCAAAAAATACTCGAACGACGGTGGTCACCAGACAGAGCAGGGCGAAAAAAAGCGCCAGAGCGGGGAACCACTGGGGCAAGAGACAGAAGAGAATAAAAAAACAGATGGTCTCCGTCCCCTCGGCAAGACCGCCAAGATAGTAAAACCCCTTAGAGGGATAGACAATAAGGGGAAGAGACCTCCTCTCGGCGAAGACGGCAAAGGCCAAAAAAGAGGAGGAGGTACCCATAAAGGCAGCCAGAAGCAGGTCAGCAGCCAGGGCATTCTCCCCAGGCGCGGCCAGGGCAAAGCCCAGAACTACCACGGCATAAAAAATAAAATCACAAACTATATCAAGATAGGCTCCATCATCGCTTGCCCCCTGAATACGGGCCAAGGCCCCATCCACCCCATCCAAAAACCGATTAAGACAGATACAGAACAGGGCAGGAATATACTGTTCGACCGCTAAAAGAGGCAGGGTAACAAGGCCACAGCAAAGGCCAAAGAGGGTTACCCGATTGGCAGTGATGTCCCGGGCATGGAGGAGACGAGCGCAGAAGGATAAAAAAGAGCTGGTTCTGGGTAGTATATAACGATCGAGCATAGCTTCACCCCTGAGAAAAAACGATTTTAGCAGCCAACACATCCTCACTGTCATGGGTCACCAACAGGGCAGGGATATCCATCTCCTCTACCTGCTCCACCACGAAGGCCCTAAAGCTCTGCCTGAGGGCTGCATCAAGCTGAGAAAATGGCTCATCAAGAAGAACAAGGCGTGGCCTTGCCAACAGGGTTCGCAGCAGTGAGACACGCGCCTTCTGCCCACCAGAGAGGGTCTGAACAGAACGCTCGGCAAAACCTGCAAGTCCCGCCCCTGCCAAGGCCTGCGCCGCTTGCAGAGGTCGCTGCTTACCCGGCACGGAACCGGGCAGGGCAAAGGCCAGATTCTGACCGACATTCATATGGGGAAAGAGCAGGACTTCCTGAAAGAGAATCCCCACCTGCCGTCTCTCCATGGGCAGGCCCAAGAGAGAGGCCCCATCCAGAAGAATCTCTCCCGAGAAGGTAAAGACCGGATGCAGGCAACCGCTGACCAGGGAGAGCAGGGTCGATTTACCACAACCACTGGGCCCCATAAAGGAGAGAATCTCTCCCCGCGCCACCACGGCACTGACCGGGGCAAAGAGAGCTTTACCCTGCAGGGATATCTGCACATCTTTTAGTTCAAGCATTTTTTCCTCTTTTGCCTTTGCTCTTGAGTTTGACCGACTGCACCGGAGAGAGCCA from the Desulfotalea psychrophila LSv54 genome contains:
- a CDS encoding CDP-alcohol phosphatidyltransferase family protein, which translates into the protein MLDRYILPRTSSFLSFCARLLHARDITANRVTLFGLCCGLVTLPLLAVEQYIPALFCICLNRFLDGVDGALARIQGASDDGAYLDIVCDFIFYAVVVLGFALAAPGENALAADLLLAAFMGTSSSFLAFAVFAERRSLPLIVYPSKGFYYLGGLAEGTETICFFILFCLLPQWFPALALFFALLCLVTTVVRVFFAYRLLQEPHP
- the msrA gene encoding peptide-methionine (S)-S-oxide reductase MsrA, whose product is MKLTAFLLLILSLSSASQVMAKSTVLAGGCFWCMESDFEKLDGVSGVVSGFSGGILKNPTYNGRHTGHVEAVQISYDPQKISYRELLEHYWFNIDPFDDKGQFCDKGPSYLAAIFVASKEERHIAEESKRAIEKRFPNRRVITPILKATTFYPIKGHESYHQDYYKKSAIRYKLYRWNCGRDRRLQEIWGDRQD
- a CDS encoding superoxide dismutase, which produces MSITLPELPYLKNALAPYISSETLDFHHGKHHSTYVTNLNKLIAGTELENATLEEIIKKTVNDASKSGVFNNAAQIWNHTFYWQSMKAEGGGMPRGAIAEKIDADFGSYDNFVEQLKNAGLTQFGSGWAWLVLNNNKLEIMKTANADTPIAHGLQALLTVDVWEHAYYLDYQNGRGTYLDAFFNNLINWDFVNANLA
- a CDS encoding ATP-binding cassette domain-containing protein; its protein translation is MLELKDVQISLQGKALFAPVSAVVARGEILSFMGPSGCGKSTLLSLVSGCLHPVFTFSGEILLDGASLLGLPMERRQVGILFQEVLLFPHMNVGQNLAFALPGSVPGKQRPLQAAQALAGAGLAGFAERSVQTLSGGQKARVSLLRTLLARPRLVLLDEPFSQLDAALRQSFRAFVVEQVEEMDIPALLVTHDSEDVLAAKIVFSQG